One window of the Thermodesulfobacteriota bacterium genome contains the following:
- a CDS encoding gluconate 2-dehydrogenase subunit 3 family protein: protein MKSTRRGFLKTVAHGVIGKALISSIPYSVFANTNELENGIELEKGYLVFNRETQKSVEALAETFIPGAKEIGIKIKFMEYISKDPGIAGYLDSGFWNLDTISKQRFRKPYYKLDNKEDRNAVLKHVLAREKNFINLFKDIVIKLYYSDPTVWKKLSYNGPPQPRGFMDYTLPPK from the coding sequence ATGAAATCAACAAGAAGAGGTTTTCTTAAAACCGTTGCTCATGGTGTAATAGGAAAAGCCTTGATATCAAGCATTCCCTATAGTGTTTTTGCAAATACTAACGAATTAGAAAACGGAATTGAGCTGGAAAAGGGTTATTTGGTATTTAATAGGGAAACCCAAAAGAGCGTGGAAGCCCTCGCCGAAACTTTTATCCCCGGGGCGAAGGAGATAGGCATAAAAATCAAGTTTATGGAATATATAAGTAAAGACCCCGGCATTGCCGGGTACCTAGATTCGGGGTTCTGGAACTTGGACACTATTTCCAAACAGAGGTTTAGAAAACCTTACTACAAACTCGACAACAAAGAAGATAGAAATGCGGTCTTGAAACATGTTTTAGCCAGAGAGAAGAACTTTATCAACTTATTTAAAGATATAGTGATTAAATTGTATTATTCAGACCCGACGGTTTGGAAGAAGCTTTCCTATAACGGCCCCCCTCAGCCCAGAGGCTTCATGGACTACACACTACCGCCTAAGTGA
- a CDS encoding GMC family oxidoreductase: protein MPQKIEKYDCIVIGSGPGGAPFAWRLASKGMKVLTLEAGDRYNPLKDYPLNRNDWELKGFPYRKKINNTYGGRQVLDEKYTHLRSWNKASGKLNKRDERRYLEYHRVIGVGGTTLHFQGEAHRLSTSAFRMKSLFGVAEDWPIDYEDLEPYYEEAEKIVGVAGPEEIPFRPRKNPFPLPPHNLSYASKIIEKTCKKKGLELLPNSVAILSNLYRDTPPCNYCNGCVWGCPRRDKGTVDVTFIPLAEDTGSCSIITNAFASRIELEKKNGVKRVKGVHYFDKEGKGHFVEGEFLAVACGAVETPRLLLNSGINGNGLVGKNFMETLFYQVVAFHPERLDSYRGIPIDSVIWKWNKPDPDLGFTGGLRLYPTAGSAVGPVHYALRYFDGWGEDFVKSIEKWFGHAIAMGGIGEFLPNKDTYVTVNEGVKDDFGIPVAQIQSYLGETELKCLDFMAKTAKEILKASGAEEIVEEFSAYDFFSATHVFGTCRMGKDAEKSVVGPDLRSHEIKNLLITDASVFPTSGGGEAPSLTIEALSLRAADLLFDKIKKG from the coding sequence ATGCCTCAAAAGATTGAAAAATACGATTGCATCGTTATTGGCTCTGGGCCGGGTGGAGCTCCATTTGCATGGAGACTTGCCTCAAAGGGTATGAAAGTGCTTACACTTGAGGCCGGGGATCGCTATAACCCACTTAAAGATTATCCACTAAACCGGAATGATTGGGAGCTTAAGGGTTTTCCCTATAGAAAAAAAATAAACAACACCTACGGTGGTCGACAGGTTTTGGATGAGAAATATACACACCTCAGGTCATGGAATAAGGCTTCTGGAAAGCTTAATAAACGCGACGAGCGGAGGTACCTTGAGTACCACCGGGTAATTGGAGTTGGAGGAACTACCCTTCACTTCCAGGGTGAAGCACATCGCCTAAGTACCAGTGCCTTTAGAATGAAATCCCTTTTTGGGGTAGCGGAGGATTGGCCAATAGATTATGAAGACCTGGAGCCCTACTACGAAGAGGCCGAAAAGATTGTTGGAGTTGCTGGACCTGAGGAGATTCCCTTCAGACCAAGAAAAAATCCCTTTCCTCTCCCGCCCCATAATCTGAGTTATGCCAGTAAGATAATAGAAAAGACCTGTAAGAAAAAGGGGCTCGAGCTTTTGCCAAATTCAGTTGCAATCCTTTCAAATCTTTATCGCGATACGCCCCCCTGCAACTATTGCAATGGCTGTGTATGGGGCTGTCCGCGAAGGGATAAGGGTACAGTTGATGTCACTTTCATTCCTTTAGCGGAGGATACCGGATCATGCAGTATTATCACTAACGCCTTTGCAAGCCGAATAGAGTTGGAGAAAAAGAATGGAGTTAAAAGGGTAAAGGGTGTTCATTATTTTGATAAAGAGGGTAAGGGACATTTCGTCGAGGGAGAATTCTTAGCCGTTGCCTGTGGCGCCGTAGAGACCCCTAGGCTTCTTTTAAACTCGGGAATAAATGGGAATGGGCTTGTAGGTAAAAATTTTATGGAAACCCTTTTTTACCAGGTTGTGGCCTTTCATCCAGAAAGATTGGATTCCTATAGAGGAATTCCCATTGACAGCGTCATCTGGAAATGGAACAAGCCTGATCCTGATCTTGGCTTTACTGGGGGATTAAGACTTTATCCTACCGCCGGAAGCGCAGTAGGGCCTGTACACTATGCTCTTCGTTACTTTGATGGTTGGGGGGAAGATTTTGTAAAGTCCATTGAAAAATGGTTTGGGCATGCCATTGCTATGGGGGGGATCGGTGAATTTTTACCAAATAAGGATACCTACGTCACGGTTAATGAAGGGGTAAAGGATGACTTTGGAATACCCGTGGCACAGATACAGTCATATTTGGGAGAGACAGAACTTAAGTGCCTTGATTTTATGGCAAAGACTGCAAAGGAGATTTTAAAGGCCTCCGGAGCGGAGGAGATTGTGGAGGAGTTTTCTGCCTATGACTTTTTCTCAGCTACCCATGTATTTGGTACATGTAGAATGGGTAAAGACGCTGAGAAATCGGTTGTAGGCCCTGATCTCAGGAGTCATGAGATTAAAAATCTGCTGATCACCGATGCGAGCGTCTTCCCCACTTCAGGTGGAGGAGAGGCTCCTTCGCTCACGATCGAAGCGCTTAGTTTAAGAGCTGCCGATTTGCTTTTCGACAAAATCAAAAAAGGATAA
- a CDS encoding peptidyl-prolyl cis-trans isomerase — protein MYKFLCYSNRIIGLSLILLIFTVHSGCKQKEEVPKETSSPQNEENSSSSESISSEKKLVATVNGRPIYEEDLRGRKLEYVIEDEILYEEGLKQGLESEYKEQIDRYKKNLIINAVKQQIQYSLPRDQKISDSEIEDFYKKYERRYTNLKALGISAPDKKTAEINHERATKGEDLEKIASEYSESGVLFSPNPIMLNVDKNDFFQELKVGAVSDIIEDKGQFLIYKVIEVKHLPLSQVKNSIRYSIYAKKQSQAVSDFAEKAKKERNMNVEIFQEEK, from the coding sequence ATGTATAAATTTCTATGCTACTCCAATAGAATCATAGGGCTAAGTCTAATATTATTGATCTTTACAGTTCACTCTGGTTGTAAACAAAAGGAAGAAGTACCCAAAGAGACATCTTCTCCTCAAAATGAGGAAAATAGTTCCTCTTCTGAGTCAATATCTTCGGAGAAAAAGCTGGTTGCAACAGTAAATGGAAGACCCATATATGAAGAAGATTTAAGAGGAAGAAAGCTTGAATATGTTATAGAAGACGAGATACTTTATGAAGAGGGGTTGAAACAAGGTCTTGAGAGTGAGTACAAAGAACAGATTGATAGATATAAAAAGAATTTAATTATAAACGCAGTGAAACAGCAAATTCAATATAGCTTGCCTAGGGACCAAAAAATCAGTGATAGCGAAATCGAGGATTTCTATAAGAAATATGAGAGGAGATACACAAATCTTAAAGCATTAGGAATATCTGCTCCTGATAAGAAGACTGCTGAGATAAATCATGAAAGAGCAACCAAGGGAGAAGACCTAGAGAAAATAGCTTCAGAATATTCCGAATCTGGGGTATTATTTTCGCCAAACCCTATTATGCTAAATGTTGATAAGAACGATTTCTTTCAAGAACTCAAAGTTGGTGCCGTAAGTGATATAATTGAGGATAAAGGACAATTTCTAATCTACAAGGTAATTGAGGTAAAACATTTACCTCTTTCGCAGGTTAAGAATTCCATAAGATATTCAATCTATGCCAAGAAGCAATCTCAGGCAGTTAGCGACTTCGCGGAGAAAGCAAAGAAAGAACGTAACATGAATGTAGAGATTTTTCAGGAAGAGAAATGA